In Amaranthus tricolor cultivar Red isolate AtriRed21 chromosome 3, ASM2621246v1, whole genome shotgun sequence, a single window of DNA contains:
- the LOC130808392 gene encoding uncharacterized protein LOC130808392 has translation MEKLGFGRKWIRWIMNCVSTASMSILLNGSPLKPFKMEKGLSPGTQPEKADDLNLIEAVDIGKTKVCLKHLLFADDTLIFTPRNSMCITNYFRILDVFAMMSGLSLNYSKSCFISWNSSDHSWVRDIARSVRCLHSICPFTYLGFSLGDHMNRCAAWKPMIEKIQNKLASWKAKILSRAGRLTMIKSVINSLPVYYMSMFKMPKSIASKIVKLQRRFFWGGSNGEKMGCLRIKWSVIQLPK, from the exons ATGGAAAAGCTAGGCTTTGGTAGGAAATGGATAAGGTGGATTATGAACTGTGTGAGCACTGCATCGATGTCTATCCTCCTAAATGGCTCCCCCCTAAAACCTTTCAAGATGGAAAAGGGCTTGAG CCCTGGTACACAACCTGAAAAAGCAGATGATTTGAACCTGATAGAGGCTGTTGATATAGGAAAGACTAAGGTATGTCTGAAACACCTTCTATTCGCTGATGATACACTTATCTTTACTCCTAGAAACTCCATGTGCATTACTAATTATTTCAGAATTCTAGATGTTTTTGCTATGATGTCTGGGTTAAGTCTTAACTACAGCAAATCATGTTTTATATCTTGGAATTCGAGTGATCATAGTTGGGTCAGGGACATTGCTAGAAGCGTTAGGTGCCTCCACTCAATTTGTCCGTTTACATATCTGGGTTTCTCCCTTGGAGATCACATGAATAGGTGCGCAGCTTGGAAACCAATGATAGAGAAGATACAAAACAAACTAGCCTCATGGAAAGCAAAAATTCTATCCAGGGCAGGGAGACTAACTATGATCAAAAGTGTGATCAATAGCCTACCTGTGTACTATATGAGTATGTTCAAAATGCCAAAATCCATTGCGTCGAAAATAGTGAAGCTACAGAGAAGGTTTTTCTGGGGTGGGTCGAACGGTGAAAAGATGGGTTGTCTTAGAATAAAGTGGTCAGTTATTCAACTTCCGAAATAA